A window from Kovacikia minuta CCNUW1 encodes these proteins:
- a CDS encoding cupredoxin domain-containing protein produces the protein MLKKATFFGTLVGLGFLLGAISGAIAAEPEMGTMNGNPPPQVNQFQRIEQHPGHRIAVTLGGLGLIGLELWWFLGSKPKSRQATAAGGIQEVTVTVDGGYEPSQIVVRAGQPVRLNFDRKDPSSCLEAVRFPDFRIAQDLPLNQVTPIEFTPEKPGSYEFTCGMNMFRGMIEVR, from the coding sequence ATGCTTAAAAAAGCAACATTTTTTGGAACGTTGGTAGGGTTGGGATTTCTGCTAGGAGCGATCTCCGGGGCGATCGCAGCCGAACCTGAGATGGGCACCATGAATGGAAATCCACCTCCACAAGTCAACCAATTTCAACGGATTGAGCAACACCCTGGTCATCGGATTGCCGTGACATTAGGTGGATTAGGACTAATTGGCTTAGAACTTTGGTGGTTTCTGGGAAGTAAACCTAAGTCACGTCAGGCTACAGCAGCAGGTGGAATTCAGGAAGTTACCGTTACGGTAGATGGTGGATATGAACCGAGTCAAATTGTGGTCCGTGCGGGACAACCTGTGCGACTAAACTTCGATCGCAAAGATCCCAGCAGTTGTCTGGAAGCAGTTCGGTTTCCTGATTTTCGGATTGCTCAAGATTTGCCCCTGAACCAGGTGACGCCGATCGAATTTACCCCCGAAAAACCGGGGAGCTATGAATTTACCTGTGGCATGAATATGTTTCGAGGGATGATTGAGGTTCGGTAA
- a CDS encoding ABC transporter ATP-binding protein: MTAYQLDIANSPAQTAFTPAWTSTKVLSNAIVADRVSMEFRSGTEKFQVLKEIDLAVQSGDMQLLMGPSGSGKTTLLSILAGMLTPTEGSVHLLGQEITRLSRSQLARFRRDHIGFIFQGFNLFPALTALENIEVALNVKGIRKSAAKHQAQTLLEEVGLADKANQLPKDLSGGQKQRVAIARALAGNPQLIMADEPTASLDSKSGHTVIELLRQLAKDRDRTVLIVTHDPRIIDVADRVVYLEDGRITEPQSSLETYSCHR, from the coding sequence ATGACTGCTTATCAGCTTGATATTGCAAATTCTCCAGCCCAAACGGCATTTACTCCCGCCTGGACTTCTACAAAGGTGCTTTCCAATGCGATTGTGGCGGATCGGGTCAGTATGGAGTTTCGTTCTGGGACAGAGAAATTTCAGGTACTGAAGGAAATTGATCTGGCAGTACAAAGCGGTGATATGCAACTGCTGATGGGACCATCCGGATCGGGAAAGACAACACTCCTCTCGATTTTGGCGGGCATGTTGACTCCTACAGAGGGTAGCGTTCATCTGTTGGGGCAGGAAATTACCCGCCTGTCGCGATCACAACTTGCCCGCTTTCGTCGCGATCACATTGGGTTTATTTTTCAAGGCTTTAACCTGTTTCCTGCCCTGACTGCCCTGGAAAATATTGAGGTGGCACTGAATGTGAAAGGAATTCGGAAATCTGCCGCCAAACACCAGGCCCAAACCCTGCTGGAAGAAGTTGGACTGGCAGATAAAGCCAATCAATTACCCAAAGATTTGTCGGGCGGGCAAAAACAGCGGGTTGCGATCGCCCGTGCCCTGGCAGGAAATCCCCAACTGATTATGGCAGATGAACCCACAGCCTCTTTAGATTCCAAAAGTGGGCACACCGTGATTGAATTGTTACGACAACTGGCTAAAGACCGCGATCGTACCGTTCTGATCGTCACCCATGATCCTCGCATTATTGACGTTGCCGATCGGGTGGTTTATCTAGAAGACGGTCGCATTACCGAACCTCAATCATCCCTCGAAACATATTCATGCCACAGGTAA